The Camelina sativa cultivar DH55 chromosome 14, Cs, whole genome shotgun sequence genome includes a window with the following:
- the LOC104740178 gene encoding putative clathrin assembly protein At1g14910: MATLQSWRRAYGALKDTTKVGLVRVNSDYAELDVAIVKATNHVECPPKDRHLKKIFLATSAVRPRADVAYCIHALSRRLHKTRNWTVALKALLVLHRLLRDGDPTFREELLNFSQKGRIMQISNFKDESSPTAWDCSGWVRAYALFLEERLECFRVLKYDMEAERLPKVSPGQEKGYSKTRDLDGEKLLEQLPALQQLLHRLIGCKPEGAAKHNRIIQYALALVLKESFKVYCAINEGIINLVEKFFEMPRHEAIKALDIYKRAGLQAGNLSNFYEVCKGLELARNFQFPVLREPPQSFLVTMEEYMRDAPQMVDVTSGPLLLTYTPDEGLDSEDVEPSHEEHEPPLPSDGTVVLSEETQPSSQPPHSAETPRNIIDTDDLLGLNDDAPDPLAILDQNALALALVSTDDDFSTFGFGQARDLDSSGWELALVTTPSNDISAATERKLVRCILYY; this comes from the exons ATGGCAACGCTTCAGTCATGGCGAAGAGCTTATGGAGCCCTAAAAGACACCACCAAAGTCGGACTTGTCCGAGTCAATAGCGATTACGCC GAATTAGATGTCGCCATAGTGAAAGCTACTAACCATGTCGAGTGTCCTCCCAAAGATCGTCATCTTAAGA AAATTTTCCTGGCAACATCAGCAGTTCGGCCTCGAGCAGATGTTGCTTACTGCATTCATGCTCTCTCTCGACGATTGCACAAAACCAGAAACTGGACG GTTGCACTGAAAGCACTACTTGTCTTACACCGGCTTCTGAGGGATGGTGATCCTACATTTAGAGAGGAGCTATTGAATTTTTCTCAAAAAGGACGCATTATGCAGATTTCTAATTTCAAAGATGAGTCTAGCCCAACCG CCTGGGATTGTTCTGGGTGGGTGCGTGCTTATGCATTATTTCTTGAGGAACGGCTTGAATGCTTCAGAGTTCTGAAATATGACATGGAGGCTGAACGTCTTCCTAAAGTTTCCCCAGGGCAGGAGAag GGGTATAGCAAAACAAGGGATTTAGATGGTGAAAAACTCCTGGAACAGTTACCAGCGTTACAGCAGCTTCTGCATCGTCTCATTGGTTGCAAG CCAGAAGGTGCTGCAAAACACAATCGCATAATTCAATATGCACTCGCTCTG GTGTTGAAGGAGAGCTTTAAAGTCTATTGTGCCATCAATGAAGGAATAATCAATCTAGTAGAAAAG TTCTTTGAAATGCCAAGACATGAGGCCATCAAGGCCCTTGATATATACAAGCGCGCGGGTCTGCAG GCTGGCaatctttctaatttttatgaAGTTTGCAAAGGATTAGAACTTGCAAGGAATTTCCAGTTTCCTGTTTTAAGAGAG CCTCCACAATCTTTTCTTGTAACAATGGAGGAGTATATGAGAGATGCACCTCAAATGGTCGACGTCACATCTGGGCCACTG CTTCTGACCTATACGCCGGATGAGGGGCTTGATTCTGAAGATGTTGAACCTTCGCATGAAGAACATGAACCACCATTGCCTTCAGATGGTACCGTTGTTCTATCTGAAGAGACTCAACCTTCTTCGCAGCCTCCTCATTCAGCAGAAACTCCACGGAATATCATTGATACAGATGATCTACTG GGTCTGAACGATGATGCACCTGATCCGTTAGCAATCCTAGACCAAAATGCACTTGCTTTGGCCTTGGTTTCCACTGATG ATGATTTTTCGACGTTTGGTTTTGGTCAAGCAAGAGATTTGGATTCGTCAGGATGGGAGCTTGCCCTGGTCACAACACCTAGCAATGATATATCTGCAGCCACTGAGAGAAAATTGGTAAGATGTATTCTGTATTATTGA